AGTTGGAGTGACCCCTCCCCCATACTACGTATCTCGCTCagtacacatacatacgtagATATATACCATCCACATTTAATTCGATGCTTTATGTTACCCCTCCCCCAATGCCCCTTATGCAGTCCGCCCGAATGACAGCTATGGACAACGCCTCCTCTAGTGCCACAGAGATGCTAGACGCCCTTTCGCTGAGATATAACAGGGCGAGACAggtaaaaggggaaagtagaaaaaacatgtggagaaaaaaataaacgataAGTTCAACGAATTGGTGGCTACTCCAATCCACGATCGGATACTGTGGATCAGCAGATTGGTCCACCACTTTGGTCGTCGCATTTGCCGTCCAATTCGTGCGATCCCCGTTACACACCCGTCCGCGCCCCTTTCTCCCATTCGCAGTCTAAAATTACGTTGGAGCTTATCGAAATTATATCCGGTGCGAACGCTTTGTAGCGCGCTCGTAATTAGGACAGTCTATCTGTTCATACGTGAAGCGTGGTCTGGCATTCTCTCTCGGAATGACCCATTTGTCGCAGTGCGGAACTATGACCTTACTGTTACGCGAATGTATTACCACGTATACATCGCCCCGTTTGGAGAggacatatatatttttttttcccctccacgcTCCTACTTGGGGACACCTACGTGACAGAAAAGGACacaccaaaatggaaacaaaaaaacacacataaAAGTGTCTTCCGttttgagatttttttttttttttttaaataacttgGGCTAACTGTGGCCAGTTAGAAGCCCAAAAGgttttacatataaatgtgcATACAAGCTGCACactttttgtgcaaataatttttttgcgcttccGCTACGGGGGACGCCCCCTTTTGTATTTACGACGGCAACTCTGCGACGCTTCCCCAGCAAAGCTAGTGGCCCGTGGtgaagtataaaaaaaaggaaaagaggaCGGGATAAGAAAAATCTGATTCAACGATAACATGCCTATGAAGGCACTGCGAATTTGATTCTTCAATTTGGTCGTAAACTTGTGCTGCACTTCCAAAGGCACAATCTAGCAAGCACCCCAAGGTGTTGTGTGCGGGTAGGTAAACATACCACACGATCAGCTCATTGCATGGTGTATTGTTTTACGACTTCTCTTCATGTAGCGTTCGAGGGAAAACACCCGTTTGCTTCTTTGCAGATGATCTCTTTCTCGTATTTCCATCACaagggtaatttttttttttttttttttaaaaaacatggggaacggaaaaaattaaaaaaatacaaatttggaaaaaaagtaaaaaaaaaaaaaaaaaaaaaaggtagaatTAGAATAAACACGTGATACGTAAaagttttttcccccaaacGGATAAGCTACGTTTTCACTTGAGTGTATTACCAATAACTGCTGGGCATAATTTGTTAACATGTACGCAAAAGAACAGGCGGCCGCTTCACGTGGGAGTAtagcagaaggagaaaatccGCAGTTCACACATCGCGCATTTCggtgtacaaaaatgagtgGAAGGTGAATAATCcaggcgtttttttttcttttttttttatattttttctcaccttCCATTTCCGCTCAGAAGTTAGCAGATTATCAGCCGAGCTGACGTATGCCCACAAATAGAATGTACCATAAGCGGCATGTATAATTCCCTCCATTCTGTGCAAGCGCATGTTCGTGTACAGTGGGGGCATTCACAAAAACACAGGGTCGTTTCGGCGAGCCATTTGGGCGATAGTCTTTTTGAAGCAGTTCTGCCCCATTGTCACGcgctcacttttttgtttttccacttttggGTCACCTCTCCCATAAGGCGAACGAGCCCTTAGTGGTCACTCCTTCTTCGTCATACATCATCGAAAGCGCGAtttggaagaagcaaaaatttgGGTGATTTTCCCACTCTGCAAATTATTTAATCGCAGCTGCCATGCGAGTTCGTACTCACTGTGTGGCATAGCggcatttttcccctccctccGCCgcatacgtttttttttttttcccgtgcTGGGAAGTGATGAAGTAGTAGGAAGGTTGTTCAAACGGCAGTCACAGCAGAGCTGAGCGCGAAATTGCGTCCTTCTCTCCCCCACGAAGTACGTAACCCAGAAGGGCATTATTTTCGCCCGTCGAAGATTCCCCCCCTCCTAAATACCGTATGGCACAACTGCTCAGAAGCGATAGGGCGGTGTTGAGAGAAGatttggaaggaaaaaaaaaaacaaaaaacaagtcgagaagaaggggagaaaagtaGGAAGGACCCTTCATCGCATAAAGGGAATAAGTCACCTTGAGTAGGAGAGGGGGACCCCCTGCTGTAGCTGCTCCCTCTGACCCtctcatccattttttcctggTCTCCCCCATACACACACCTGCAAAGATGGCGTGCATAAGcgccatttttatcattgaCATGAAGGGGAAAGTGATCATCAACAGGAACTACCGAGGAGAAGTGAACCTGAATCTGACAGAGGTATTTTATAATTGCGTAATCGATCAGGAAGACAATCTGATAAAACCCATATTTCACGTGAATGGGCTGACCTACTGCTGGGTGGCATATAACAATATATACATCCTGGCAGTAACGAGAAAAAACAGTAATGCTACGTTAATCATCACATTCCTGTACAAACTGATACATGTACTGAAGGATTATTTTAAAGTGCTGGAGGAAGAAAGCATAAAGGATAACTTCGTAATTACTTATGAATTATTAGACGAAATGATTGACAATGGATTCCCCCAACTAAGTGAAGTGAAAATATTGAgagagtatataaaaaataaagcccACCAATTaacagtaaaaaatataaaaattccaTCAGCTATTACCAATTCGGTATCTTGGAGAAATGAAggaataaaatacaaaaagaacgaaatatttttggatGTTATTGAAAGTTTAAACATTATAATTTCTTCCAATGGTACCGTTTTGAGGAGTGAAATTCTTGGGTGCCTAAAAATGAAGTCATACTTATCAGGTATGCCCGAATTAAAGCTAGGATTAAATGATAAGCTTctgtttaataaaaatgtgagcaATTTTAACAGCACAAGTAGTGGCGGTACTGGTAATGCGGGAAGTGGAGTTACCAATTCGAACTCGGCTAACCCTGCTAATGTAAACACTCAGACGAATAGAACCAAGTTAGTTGAATTAGAGGACATGAAATTTCATCAGTGTGTTCGTCTTtccaaatttgaaaatgacCGAACCATTTCTTTTATCCCTCCAGATGGTATATTCAATTTGATGACCTACCGTTTAAGTACACATGTGAAACCGCTTTTCTGGTTAGATATTAACATTTCTAAAAAGTCTCTCACCAAAATAGAGTATGTAGTAAAAGCTAAATCGCagttcaaaaataaaagcattGCAAATAATGTGGAGTTTCATTTGCCCGTCCCGGCTGATGTAGATTCTCCACATTTTCAAACCTACATAGGAAGTGTAAAATATTATCCAGATAAAGATATC
This genomic stretch from Plasmodium cynomolgi strain B DNA, chromosome 14, whole genome shotgun sequence harbors:
- a CDS encoding adaptor-related protein complex 1 mu 1 subunit (putative); this encodes MACISAIFIIDMKGKVIINRNYRGEVNLNLTEVFYNCVIDQEDNLIKPIFHVNGLTYCWVAYNNIYILAVTRKNSNATLIITFLYKLIHVLKDYFKVLEEESIKDNFVITYELLDEMIDNGFPQLSEVKILREYIKNKAHQLTVKNIKIPSAITNSVSWRNEGIKYKKNEIFLDVIESLNIIISSNGTVLRSEILGCLKMKSYLSGMPELKLGLNDKLLFNKNVSNFNSTSSGGTGNAGSGVTNSNSANPANVNTQTNRTKLVELEDMKFHQCVRLSKFENDRTISFIPPDGIFNLMTYRLSTHVKPLFWLDINISKKSLTKIEYVVKAKSQFKNKSIANNVEFHLPVPADVDSPHFQTYIGSVKYYPDKDILIWKIKQFQGQKEYIMNAQFGLPSIVSNENKDVYYKRPVNVKFEIPYFTVSGITVRYLKIIEKSGYQALPWVRYITQNGDYQ